From the Caldisericia bacterium genome, the window GGGCTACTCACAAAGGTAATTACCGTGGAAATTGGTCACCATATATCCCTAGAAATCTTATTCTAAAATACACTGAAAAAGGGGATTGGATTCTTGATCAGATGATGGGAAGTGGCACAACATTAGTAGAAGCGAAATTGTTGGAAAGAAATGCTATTGGACTGGATATAAATCTTGATGCTGTGATGGTTACAAAAGATAGACTGAATTTTTCCTATAATCCTCTATTCAAAGAATATAGGGAGCCAATAATAAAAACATATTGGGGAGATGCAAGAAATCTTGATAAAATTAGTGATAATAGCATTGATCTCATCGCTACTCATCCTCCCTATGCGAGCATAATTTCATACACAAAAAAGAAAAAACTCAGTGATGACCTATCACAGCTTCCATTTGAAGAATATCTGAAAGAGATGAGTAAGGTAGCTGAGGAATCTTATAGGGTTTTAAAACCTGGAAAGATCTGTGCAATTCTTATTGGAGATACCAGAAAACACAAACACTACATACCAATTGCTTTTAGGGTTATGCAGGCTTTTTTAAATTCAGGCTTTATTTTAAAAGAAGACATTATTAAGTTACAATGGAACATGAAAGCCACCAGAGAAAGATGGCGTGCTAAAAGATATGAATTTTACCTTATTGCTCATGAACATATTTTTATCTTCAGAAAACCTGAGAGTGAAAAAGAGTATAAAAAGTATAAATTTAGTGTAAAATGGTGGAAGGATGATTAAATTTAAGAAATTGGGCTTCAAAAGTTTTGAAGAGTATGTAAAAAGTTTTTTTGGCACTTTACTACCTTCAAACAAAACTTATGAATACTTTGTGGACTGGAATAAAGTCAGAAAAGTAATAAATAAATATTTAGATGAACTCTCTTTATTAAACTCTTTAACAAAGGTAAAACCTTCTGAAATAGGAAAACATCTACAATCTTTACTAATAAAATACCCACAAATAGTGGAGGTTATCCCCTTTCTTATAGCTGAAAGAGCTAAAAATGGAAAAGTTGATATATTTGATCCCGAATTAGAACAATTTTTAATTTTTGAATTCAAACGAT encodes:
- a CDS encoding DNA methylase codes for the protein MKEITQEDYLEFLKVREKVVIEDVEIKFQKNWDIKSFGPPEDYTLERTTVWSFPDRGNWATHKGNYRGNWSPYIPRNLILKYTEKGDWILDQMMGSGTTLVEAKLLERNAIGLDINLDAVMVTKDRLNFSYNPLFKEYREPIIKTYWGDARNLDKISDNSIDLIATHPPYASIISYTKKKKLSDDLSQLPFEEYLKEMSKVAEESYRVLKPGKICAILIGDTRKHKHYIPIAFRVMQAFLNSGFILKEDIIKLQWNMKATRERWRAKRYEFYLIAHEHIFIFRKPESEKEYKKYKFSVKWWKDD